One genomic segment of Mangifera indica cultivar Alphonso chromosome 6, CATAS_Mindica_2.1, whole genome shotgun sequence includes these proteins:
- the LOC123218366 gene encoding 9-cis-epoxycarotenoid dioxygenase NCED2, chloroplastic encodes MASSTLTPNSSSWAKSQFLHPFCSSSSLVDLGFSSKSITLKRKKESYSRVHSALHSPSVLHFPKKAIPKENSSVKPTKTHLHHQWSLLQRAAAMAFDLAESALITRERQQPLPKTADPRVQIGGNFAPVPEQPVRQSLPVTGSIPKCIKGVYLRNGANPLFEPVAGHHLFDGDGMVHAVSIDNGNVSYACRFTETQRLVQEKKLGRPVFPKAIGELHGHNGVARLLLFYARGLFGLVDHTQGTGVANAGLVYFNNRLLAMSEDDLPYQVRISPSGDLETVGRYNFDEQLTSTMIAHPKVDPISKELFALSYDVVQKPYLKYFRFSPDGKKSPDVEIPLQVPTMMHDFAITENFVVIPDQQVVFKLQEMIKGGSPVVYDKNKKSKFGILAKNATDAKDIIWIESPDTFCFHLWNAWEEPESDEVVVIGSCMTPADSIFNECGESLKSVLSEIRLNLKTGESTRRPILSQSEQINLEAGMVNRNRLGRKTRFAYLAIAEPWPKVSGFAKVDLSTGEVKKYIYGDKKYGGEPFFLPTDADNSENEDDGFILAFVHNEKTWKSELQIVNAKNLQLEASVKLPSRVPYGFHGTFVEAKDLVNQA; translated from the coding sequence ATGGCTTCTTCTACACTAACACCCAACTCTAGTAGTTGGGCTAAATCTCAATTTCTTCATCCTTTttgttcttcatcttctttagtAGATTTGGGCTTTTCATCAAAGTCCATTACCTTGAAAAGGAAGAAGGAGTCCTATAGTAGAGTTCACTCTGCTTTACACTCTCCTTCAGTCCTTCATTTCCCGAAAAAAGCAATCCCCAAGGAAAATTCTTCAGTAAAACCCACAAAAACCCACCTCCATCATCAATGGAGCCTCCTTCAAAGAGCTGCAGCCATGGCCTTTGACTTGGCTGAGAGCGCGTTGATCACACGCGAGCGCCAACAGCCACTTCCCAAAACGGCTGACCCACGTGTCCAAATAGGCGGAAACTTCGCTCCGGTACCGGAACAGCCCGTCCGGCAGTCTCTCCCAGTCACCGGTTCCATCCCCAAATGCATTAAAGGCGTTTATCTCCGTAACGGCGCCAACCCTTTGTTCGAGCCGGTCGCCGGACATCACCTTTTTGATGGTGATGGCATGGTTCACGCCGTTAGCATTGACAACGGAAACGTAAGCTATGCCTGTCGTTTCACCGAAACACAAAGATTAGTACAAGAGAAAAAGCTTGGTCGCCCAGTGTTTCCTAAAGCCATAGGCGAATTACACGGTCACAATGGTGTAGCTCGTCTATTATTGTTCTACGCAAGAGGCCTTTTTGGCCTTGTTGATCATACACAGGGCACTGGAGTGGCAAACGCCGGCTTAGTTTATTTCAATAACCGGTTGCTCGCCATGTCAGAAGATGATCTTCCTTACCAAGTACGTATATCTCCTTCCGGAGATCTTGAAACTGTTGGAAGATACAATTTTGATGAACAATTAACTTCAACAATGATAGCTCACCCTAAAGTTGATCCAATTTCTAAAGAGTTGTTTGCTTTGAGCTATGATGTCGTTCAAAAGCCTTATCTCAAGTACTTCCGATTTTCTCCGGATGGAAAGAAGTCACCGGACGTTGAAATCCCCCTTCAAGTGCCGACTATGATGCATGATTTCGCTATCACTGAGAATTTTGTGGTGATACCGGACCAGCAAGTCGTGTTTAAGCTTCAAGAAATGATAAAGGGAGGGTCTCCGGTGGTATATGACAAGAACAAGAAGTCGAAATTTGGGATTCTGGCGAAAAATGCAACTGATGCTAAAGATATAATTTGGATTGAATCACCGGACACGTTTTGTTTCCATTTATGGAACGCTTGGGAGGAGCCGGAATCCGATGAAGTTGTTGTTATAGGATCATGCATGACACCGGCTGACTCAATTTTCAACGAATGTGGGGAGAGTTTGAAGAGTGTGTTGTCTGAAATCCGGCTGAATTTAAAGACTGGTGAGTCCACGCGCCGCCCCATACTTTCTCAGTCTGAGCAAATCAACTTAGAGGCAGGGATGGTGAATCGGAACCGACTCGGGAGGAAAACCCGATTTGCTTATCTTGCCATCGCTGAGCCGTGGCCTAAGGTATCGGGTTTTGCCAAAGTGGATCTTTCAACTGGAGAGGtgaaaaaatacatttatggCGATAAAAAATACGGTGGGGAACCATTTTTTCTACCAACAGATGCTGATAATTCTGAAAATGAAGatgatggtttcattcttgcATTTGTTCACAACGAGAAGACATGGAAGTCAGAGCTCCAGATTGTGAACGCCAAGAATTTACAGCTTGAAGCTTCAGTTAAGTTACCTTCAAGAGTACCGTACGGTTTTCATGGAACGTTCGTGGAGGCAAAGGATTTGGTGAACCAGGCATAA
- the LOC123219170 gene encoding pyruvate dehydrogenase E1 component subunit beta-3, chloroplastic-like, with translation MAAIFHGIGAATALSPSNCFDSKKLPLPSRRSLSGRKASFVVVRSDGSANFGSSSRSQKAQKLITNAVATKPDSAAASTSASKPGHELLLFEALREGLEEEMDRDPNVCVMGEDVGHYGGSYKVTKDLASKYGDLRVLDTPIAENSFTGMGIGAAMTGLRPIIEGMNMGFLLLAFNQISNNCGMLHYTSGGQFKIPVVIRGPGGVGRQLGAEHSQRLESYFQSIPGIQMVACSTPYNAKGLMKAAIRSDNPVILFEHVLLYNLKERIPDEEYICNLEEAEMVRPGEHVTILTYSRMRYHVMQAAKTLVNKGYDPEVIDIRSLKPFDLYTIGNSIKKTHRVLIVEECMRTGGIGASLTAAITENFHDYLDAPIVCLSSQDVPTPYAGTLEEWTVVQPAQIVTAVEQLCQ, from the exons ATGGCCGCGATCTTCCACGGAATAGGAGCTGCCACTGCTTTATCACCGTCCAATTGCTTCGATTCTAAGAAGCTTCCGCTTCCTTCTCGCAGATCTCTATCAG GAAGAAAAGCGAGCTTCGTCGTCGTCAGATCTGATGGAAGCGCGAATTTCGGTTCGAGCTCGAGATCTCAGAAGGCTCAAAAGTTGATCACTAATGCGGTTGCA ACTAAACCTGATTCTGCGGCAGCTTCTACTTCAGCCTCGAAGCCTGG GCATGAGCTCTTACTTTTTGAAGCTTTAAGAGAGGGCCTGGAAGAGGAAATGGACAGAGATCCAAATGTATGTGTGATGGGTGAAGATGTGGGTCACTATGGAGGCTCGTACAAAGTGACAAAAGATCTGGCTAGCAAGTATGGGGATCTCAGGGTTCTTGACACTCCTATTGCTGAGAATTCCTTCACCGGTATGGGCATTGGAGCTGCCATGACTGGCCTGAGGCCAATTATTGAGGGAATGAACATGGGATTTCTTCTTTTGGCATTTAACCAGATCTCCAACAATTGTGGAATGCTTCATTATACTTCTGGTGGCCAGTTTAAAATACCAGTTGTCATTCGTGGACCTGGTGGAGTTGGTCGACAACTTGGAGCTGAGCACTCTCAACGTCTTGAGTCATATTTTCAATCAATCCCGGGAATTCAAATGGTAGCGTGCTCAACCCCATATAATGCCAAGGGCTTGATGAAAGCTGCAATCCGAAGTGATAACCCAGTTATACTTTTTGAGCATGTTTTGCTTTACAACCTCAAGGAGAGGATTCCAGATGAAGAATACATATGTAATCTTGAGGAAGCTGAAATGGTTAGACCTGGGGAGCATGTCACTATTCTTACCTATTCCCGAATGAGGTATCATGTGATGCAGGCTGCCAAAACCTTGGTTAACAAGGGATATGATCCTGAAGTTATTGATATCAGGTCATTGAAACCATTTGATCTTTACACCATtggaaattcaattaaaaagacACATCGTGTGCTGATCGTGGAGGAGTGCATGCGGACTGGTGGAATTGGTGCTAGTTTAACTGCAGCTATTACCGAGAATTTCCATGATTACTTGGATGCACCTATTGTATGCCTGTCTTCTCAAGATGTTCCAACTCCATATGCTGGAACATTGGAGGAATGGACCGTTGTTCAGCCTGCCCAGATTGTGACAGCAGTTGAACAATTATGCCAATAG